The following proteins are co-located in the Roseovarius arcticus genome:
- a CDS encoding IS6 family transposase translates to MTKRNAFRYFKTSPEIIRLAVMMYFRFPLSLRNVEDLLHERGIDISHETVRFWWNRFGPMFAAEIRRKRVQQMRAYSNWQWHLDEVFVKINGETHYLWRAVDHEGEVLESFVTKRRDRKAALKFLRKTMKRHGRAHIFVTDMLRSYGAAMKVIGNVDRQETGRWLNNRAENSHQPFRRRERAMLRFRRMRSLQKFAAVHASVYNHFNHERSLSSRPYFKLNRAAALAEWRQLGAA, encoded by the coding sequence ATGACAAAACGCAACGCCTTTCGTTACTTCAAGACGAGCCCAGAGATCATCCGTCTGGCCGTCATGATGTACTTTCGATTTCCGCTTTCGCTTCGGAACGTGGAAGACCTTCTGCACGAACGCGGCATCGACATTAGCCACGAAACTGTTCGATTTTGGTGGAACAGATTTGGTCCGATGTTTGCCGCTGAAATCCGCAGAAAACGAGTGCAGCAGATGCGTGCATACTCGAATTGGCAGTGGCACTTGGATGAGGTGTTCGTGAAGATCAACGGCGAGACGCACTATCTTTGGCGGGCTGTGGATCATGAAGGGGAAGTCCTGGAAAGCTTTGTCACAAAGCGCCGTGATCGCAAGGCAGCATTGAAATTTCTTAGGAAAACCATGAAACGCCATGGTCGCGCACATATTTTCGTCACCGACATGCTGCGTTCCTACGGCGCGGCAATGAAGGTCATCGGCAACGTAGACAGACAGGAAACCGGCCGATGGCTCAACAACCGGGCTGAGAATTCACACCAGCCATTTCGAAGGCGAGAACGGGCCATGCTTCGGTTCAGACGCATGCGAAGTTTGCAAAAATTCGCCGCCGTTCACGCTTCCGTCTATAACCACTTTAATCATGAACGCAGCCTCTCAAGTCGACCCTATTTCAAGCTGAATCGCGCCGCTGCTCTTGCCGAGTGGCGCCAACTCGGCGCGGCATAA
- a CDS encoding DNA mismatch endonuclease Vsr has translation MTDIVDKQTRSRMMAGIKGKDTKPELVLRRALHARGFRYRLHSKNVPGRPDLVFPKHHTIVFVHGCFWHRHEGCRYTTTPSTRPEFWQAKFDANVTRDGAVQGQLLEAGWRVATVWECSLRKTDQLAATVELLAAWLRSNGRQLEVGEMDIKHSEGAVRPIRTRLCKGGVPACYAAPSWRHSARAAARFSLK, from the coding sequence GTGACCGATATCGTAGACAAACAGACCCGTTCCCGGATGATGGCCGGGATCAAGGGGAAGGACACGAAGCCCGAACTGGTGCTTCGGCGGGCGCTTCATGCACGCGGCTTCCGTTACCGGCTGCATTCGAAGAATGTCCCCGGGCGACCTGATCTCGTGTTTCCGAAGCATCACACAATCGTCTTCGTGCATGGCTGCTTTTGGCACCGCCATGAGGGCTGTCGTTACACAACCACTCCATCGACGCGTCCAGAATTCTGGCAGGCGAAGTTCGACGCGAATGTGACCCGGGACGGCGCTGTACAGGGCCAGTTGTTAGAGGCAGGATGGCGGGTCGCAACGGTGTGGGAGTGTTCACTGCGCAAGACTGACCAATTGGCAGCAACGGTCGAGCTTCTTGCAGCATGGCTCCGCTCCAACGGCAGGCAGCTTGAAGTTGGCGAAATGGACATCAAGCATTCTGAGGGTGCTGTCAGACCAATTCGAACTCGTCTCTGCAAGGGTGGCGTGCCTGCCTGTTATGCCGCGCCGAGTTGGCGCCACTCGGCAAGAGCAGCGGCGCGATTCAGCTTGAAATAG
- a CDS encoding DNA cytosine methyltransferase produces MSATFGIVDLFAGPGGLGEGFASLVEDGHVPFRIGISVEKEASAHRTLTLRAFLREYRALYGTLPDQFIDFHAGLVPEPDWSAVDAEAWQLAIDEARALELGTEAAATAIDGAIAKLRKNHDDTILIGGPPCQAYSLVGRARAKGKIGYVPEEDERHYLFREYIRVLDRLRPAAFVMENVKGMLSSTVESRLVFEMLMEDLSSLGTGHGHHYELLAVRVEDGKASLQEAGRPSDFIVRAEQFGVPQRRHRVIIVGIRSDLSGKAARAEIAVSGLTRTVSDIIGTMPELRSGISRGRDDSSAWRKEVIEAAKLLTKTHKGKENAPLREAFSSVAKGMKSGAPSRRTASSLPDGYGTSNDELLRWLERPELRAIAQHETRGHMPSDLGRYLFAAVFGAVRGYSPKAADFPITLSPAHRNWHSGVFNDRFRVQLAEAAATTVTSHISKDGHYFIHPDPMQCRSLTVREAARLQTFPDDYLFLGNRTQQYVQVGNAVPPFLARHIAKLLQIALG; encoded by the coding sequence TTGTCAGCCACTTTCGGCATTGTCGATCTGTTCGCCGGTCCAGGCGGACTTGGCGAGGGATTTGCCTCCCTGGTCGAGGACGGACATGTGCCGTTCCGGATCGGCATCTCGGTCGAGAAAGAGGCATCGGCCCATCGCACCCTGACGCTGCGCGCATTCCTGCGTGAATACCGGGCGCTTTACGGCACCTTGCCCGATCAGTTTATCGATTTCCACGCGGGGCTTGTCCCCGAGCCGGATTGGTCAGCAGTCGACGCCGAAGCGTGGCAGCTTGCCATTGATGAGGCTCGTGCACTCGAGCTCGGCACTGAGGCAGCTGCGACGGCAATTGACGGCGCCATCGCGAAGCTGCGCAAAAACCATGACGATACGATTCTGATCGGCGGACCGCCCTGTCAGGCTTATTCCCTGGTCGGGCGCGCCCGGGCCAAGGGCAAGATCGGCTATGTGCCTGAAGAGGATGAGCGGCATTACCTGTTCCGAGAGTACATCCGCGTGCTCGACAGGCTTCGTCCCGCCGCTTTCGTGATGGAAAACGTCAAGGGCATGCTGTCCTCGACTGTCGAAAGCCGACTTGTCTTCGAGATGCTGATGGAGGATCTGTCCTCGCTCGGCACGGGCCACGGTCATCACTACGAGCTGCTGGCTGTTCGGGTGGAAGATGGAAAAGCCAGCCTGCAAGAAGCAGGGCGACCGTCTGATTTCATCGTGCGGGCCGAGCAGTTCGGGGTCCCGCAACGGCGCCACAGGGTGATCATTGTCGGAATTCGGTCCGACCTTTCGGGCAAGGCTGCGCGCGCCGAGATTGCTGTCTCGGGTCTGACGCGGACGGTCAGCGACATAATCGGGACGATGCCCGAGCTGCGCAGCGGAATTAGTCGTGGTCGGGACGATTCATCGGCGTGGCGAAAAGAGGTCATTGAAGCGGCGAAACTTCTGACCAAAACCCATAAGGGGAAGGAGAACGCCCCACTTCGGGAGGCATTCTCATCCGTTGCCAAGGGAATGAAGTCGGGAGCGCCGAGCCGTCGGACGGCGTCTTCCCTGCCAGATGGCTATGGCACCTCGAACGATGAACTGCTGCGCTGGCTTGAGCGGCCAGAACTGCGCGCCATTGCCCAGCACGAAACGCGCGGGCACATGCCCTCGGATCTTGGACGGTATCTGTTCGCCGCTGTGTTCGGGGCAGTGCGCGGTTATAGCCCAAAGGCGGCTGATTTTCCGATCACGCTCAGCCCGGCCCATCGGAACTGGCACAGCGGCGTCTTCAATGACCGATTTCGAGTCCAACTGGCCGAAGCAGCCGCGACTACGGTAACCAGCCATATCTCCAAGGATGGACATTACTTCATCCATCCCGATCCGATGCAGTGCCGCAGCCTGACAGTTCGCGAGGCCGCCCGGCTGCAGACCTTCCCCGACGACTACCTTTTCCTGGGGAACCGGACCCAGCAGTACGTCCAGGTTGGAAACGCGGTGCCGCCGTTTCTTGCTCGGCATATTGCGAAACTGCTTCAGATCGCGTTGGGCTAA